A genomic segment from Paenibacillus sp. FSL K6-1096 encodes:
- a CDS encoding PRD domain-containing protein has translation MIFKKSLNNNIALAEDPEGNELIVIGTGIGFKKVKGQTLRREEIQKTFRIGADERYQRIEQFFNEIPLPVIDIADQIIQLGHQYIGARINDSILLPLSDHIHYALERLEKKLEIQSPLQWEVRHLYPKEFMAGQKAVALINEAFQVILPESEASFIALHFVNAQIEHGTMNQTLKITTMINQILHLMTEHFNMKLEQDSMNYSRFITHLRYFIVRQMNKVTLSFKDEHFLYDVLSERYPDSYECVRKIKQFVEQEYGFHINKDEMVYLIIHVERMTSRSGAE, from the coding sequence GTGATATTCAAGAAATCCCTAAACAACAACATTGCTCTGGCAGAAGACCCGGAAGGAAATGAATTGATTGTAATTGGCACTGGAATTGGGTTCAAAAAAGTAAAGGGGCAGACGCTAAGGCGGGAAGAGATTCAAAAAACCTTCCGCATTGGCGCGGATGAAAGGTACCAGCGGATCGAGCAGTTCTTCAACGAGATTCCTCTGCCGGTCATCGATATTGCCGATCAGATCATCCAGCTCGGTCATCAGTATATTGGGGCAAGGATCAATGATTCCATCCTGCTGCCGTTATCCGACCATATCCATTATGCCCTGGAACGGCTGGAGAAAAAGCTGGAGATTCAAAGTCCGCTGCAGTGGGAGGTCAGACATCTGTACCCCAAAGAGTTCATGGCCGGCCAGAAGGCCGTAGCTCTGATCAATGAGGCCTTTCAGGTGATCTTACCCGAGTCTGAGGCCAGCTTCATCGCCCTGCACTTCGTCAATGCCCAAATTGAACACGGCACGATGAATCAGACGCTTAAGATTACAACGATGATTAATCAGATTCTCCATTTGATGACAGAGCATTTTAATATGAAGCTGGAGCAGGATTCTATGAACTACTCCAGATTTATAACGCATCTCAGGTACTTTATTGTCAGGCAAATGAACAAGGTCACGCTGTCCTTCAAGGATGAGCATTTCCTGTATGATGTTCTATCCGAGAGATACCCGGACAGTTACGAATGTGTTCGCAAGATCAAGCAATTTGTAGAGCAGGAATATGGTTTTCATATCAATAAGGACGAAATGGTCTATCTGATCATTCACGTGGAGCGGATGACTTCGCGCTCCGGTGCAGAATGA
- a CDS encoding alpha/beta hydrolase-fold protein has translation MKKIVTRIAALALTAALMLPAMSYASPVAEEQDLSLSADAAAAVTSTITPAPQGYDGYRNNIPHGNVQQISYYSTTVGKTRNAMVYTPPGYNPSKTYNVLYLLHGIGGDQYEWLNGMNPRNILDNLYSENKLEPMIVVFPNGRAMADDRPIGDIYAPDKVAAFERFEFDLINDLIPYVDSHFPVYKNKQNRALAGLSMGGGQTLNFGLKHLDKFSWIGAFSSAPNTKPASQLITNPAQTASQLKLLWLSCGASDGLLYISQNFHNSLNSMNVPHLWYLDVGGHEGKVWSSGLYQFSQRIFK, from the coding sequence ATGAAGAAGATTGTCACCCGTATTGCCGCTCTGGCTCTGACGGCAGCGCTGATGCTGCCCGCAATGTCCTATGCCTCGCCTGTAGCCGAAGAGCAGGATCTGAGCCTCTCTGCGGATGCCGCTGCGGCTGTAACCAGTACCATCACGCCTGCTCCGCAAGGCTATGACGGGTACCGCAATAATATCCCGCACGGCAATGTTCAGCAGATCTCCTACTATTCGACTACAGTGGGCAAGACCCGGAACGCAATGGTCTACACCCCTCCAGGCTATAATCCTTCCAAGACCTATAACGTTCTCTACCTGCTGCACGGCATTGGCGGTGACCAGTATGAGTGGCTGAACGGCATGAATCCGCGCAATATTCTGGACAACCTGTACTCCGAGAACAAGCTAGAACCGATGATCGTGGTGTTCCCGAACGGCCGCGCGATGGCGGATGACCGTCCAATCGGCGATATTTATGCACCGGACAAGGTAGCCGCCTTCGAGCGGTTTGAATTCGACCTGATTAATGATCTCATTCCTTATGTTGACTCCCACTTCCCGGTATACAAAAACAAGCAAAACCGCGCCCTGGCCGGCTTATCGATGGGCGGCGGCCAGACGCTGAACTTCGGGCTTAAGCATCTGGACAAGTTCTCCTGGATCGGTGCGTTCTCGTCTGCCCCGAATACGAAGCCGGCTTCACAGCTGATCACCAATCCGGCTCAGACGGCCAGCCAGCTGAAGCTGCTCTGGCTCTCCTGCGGCGCTTCGGACGGCCTCTTGTATATCAGCCAGAACTTCCATAACAGCCTGAACAGCATGAACGTCCCGCATCTGTGGTATCTGGA